The sequence below is a genomic window from Gracilinanus agilis isolate LMUSP501 unplaced genomic scaffold, AgileGrace unplaced_scaffold42010, whole genome shotgun sequence.
CCGCAGCTCCCGGCGCCGAGTGTGCCAAAGGCCGCCGCGGCTTTCTGCTCGCCGCACGGCCCCCTGCCAGGGGCTTCTTCACCCCCGTCTCTGGCCTCATTTCGGGGGGCCTGCTGTGCGCCCAGATCCATGGCCGCGGCCATCCGCTCGGCCTTTTCAGCTCCTGGCCGTCGTCCCCTCAGAGACGAAGGGCCTCGCCTCGAGGTCAGAGAGGCCGCCGGGCCGGCCGCTCTCCTTCTGCCGCCCCCGGCCTCTCGCCACGAGGAGCCCCCGCCCGCCTTCCTGCTCCGGCCCGGCAGTGGGCTGCCCGAGGGGTGCAGGCCTTGGCCCCTTGAGGAAGGATGGGCAGACCCCTCCGGCCGTCAGAGAGGCCTCGGGACCCCCAAAACGAGGTCCTCGACTTGTTCCACTGGCCGTGGAGATCTCCGGCCCGGATGTTCCCCTCCCTGACCCGGGGGCCCGGAGGCCCCACTCGTGCCCAGGGGGACGGGTCTGTGGCAGGCCTCCGTGGAGGGGCTCGGCAGTTCCCACGAGCACCTCTCGGCCGTTTCTcgccctccttccttccccccgaCCCAGGAAGCCCCTGGGGCCGAGTGACAGAGGTCAGCTTGAGCTGCCCAGCCAAGGCCGCGGGCCCGGAGGCCCTCGGCTGCTGCTGGACAGAGGCCTGGAAGAGAGGAGACGGACGGGTCATCTCAGGCACGCCTGCATTTCTGAACATCTGCAGGGATGTGGGGGAGCCCCTCGAGGGACCAGGAGCCCGGCTGGGTCACGGCCCGCTCACGTCCTGCCCCAGCCACCCGCGCCTTGGAGGGCTGCAGGCAGGCTGGACCCCTGGAGGCACCCCGACAGTGAGCCAAACCCTCTCGGGCCCGGCGCCCCCGGCAGCGCGTTCTGGTGTCTCGAGGCACGAGAGCTTCTCCAGGAGGAGAAAAGGCCGTTCTCGGCTCTCCCGGCTCCCCGCAAATGGCCTGCAAGAGCCTGGAGGGCGCAGGGAGGAAAGCAGAGCCGGCCAGCTCCGGTGCGGAGGCTGCGGTGAAGGGAGGCCTCCGGAGGCTCGGAAAACTCACCCGCCGAGGAACTCCCTCACCGTCCAAACAGATGCCCAGGACACGAGCCGGGGAGTGCCGGGCTGggcctgagagagagagagcagagcccCAACTGCCCGCCCGCCCAGCCGGGGGCCCCCAAAAGGCCCACTTCCTGCGGGCCAGCCAACCCACATCCTTCGGAGGGCCTCGCTGCGCCCTCCCTGGGACAGCGCCGGTGGGAGGGCGGCCTCCAAGGCGTCCCTCCGTCCCTGGGAGCAGCGGGTCTTGGGAGCTCCCCAGAGGCCCCCCAGCTTCAGCCCCTGACCAGCTCCTTGTTGCCCGTGAACAGGGAGCGGATCCGACCCGTCCAGACAGAACATCCCGTTCCTTGGCCTCTTCTTGGGCCCAGAGAGGTTCCGTCTTTCGTAAAACACCTGATTCCTATTGACTCCGCATGTCCGATATTCCCGCTCAGGAGTACCGGCAGCCCGGGGGGCCCCCAAAGGCCTGGTGCCCACCATCACTCGCTCAGTTTGTCCCCTTTGCACTGAGAATTCTGAGTGGGCCAGCACAGCATCGGGTCCCCGTATACCCTCGGTCACCATCCCCAGTGGGCTGGCACAGCCTCAGGTCCCCACGTCCCCACAGTCACCATCCTGAGTGGGTCAGCACAGCCTCGAGTCCCTGCATCCCCTCGTCACCAACCCCAGTGGGTCCCCACGTCCCCTTGTCACCATCCCCAGTGGGTCCCCACATCCGCTCCATCACCATCCCCAGTGAGTCCCCGCGTCCCCTCGTCACCATCCCCAGTGGGTCCCTGCATCCCCTCGTTACCATCCCCAGTGGGTCCCCACATCCCCTCTGTCACCATCCCCAGTGGGTCCCCTCGTCACCATCCCCAGTGGGTCCCACGCTGAGCTCTGGCTTCTCTTCCAGGTCACCAATGAGATCACGCCCGTGCTCACCTACTCGTACATGGCGGTGCTCGTGCCCGTCTTCCTGCTCACCGACTTCCTGCGCTACAAGCCGGTGCTGGTGCTGCAGAGCCTGAGCCACGTGTGCGTGTGGCTGCTGCTCACGGTGGGCCGCGACCTGGCCGCCATGCAGTTCATGGAGTTCTTCTACGGCGTGACCATGGCGGCGCGCGTGGCCTACTCCTCGTACATCTTCTCCCTGGTCAGCCCCGCGCGCTACCAGCGCATGGCCAGCTACTCGCGCTCGTCCGTGCTGCTGGGCGTCTTCGCGAGCTCCGTGCTGGGCCAGCTCTGCGTCACGGCGGGCCGCGTGCCCTTCGCCACCCTCAATCGCGTCTCCCTGGGCTTCATGGCCTTCGCGCTGCTGCTGGCGCTCTTCCTGAAGCGGCCCAAGCGCAGCCTCTTCTTCAATCGCCGGGAAGCCGCCGGCCGCGGGCCGTCCCCCTCCGAGCTGGACCACATGAACCCGGACAAGGCGAAGGCGGCCAAGGGCCGGCCGGGCTGGCGCGGGCTGGCCGCCTGCAGGGGGTCGGTGCTGGGGCGGATGCTGGCGCAGCTCAGGGACGTCGCCCGCGTGCCGCAGCTGCGCCTCTGGTCCCTCTGGTGGGTGTTCAACTTCGTGGGCTACTACCTGGTCATCTACTACATCCACGTGTTGTGGAACGAGGTGAACCCCACCAAGGTGTACAACGGGGGCGTGGACGCCGCCGCGACGCTGCTGGGTAGGAGCCCCCCTTCCGCCGGCCTTGCTGCCCTGTGctgcccggcccggcccggccctgAGCCCCCGTCCTGTCTCCCCAGGGGCCGTCACCTCCTTCGCCGCAGGCTTCGTGAAGATCCGCTGGGCCGTGTGGTCCGAGCTGGTGATCGGGAGCGTCACCGTCCTCCAGGCCGGGCTCATCCTGCTCATGTACTCCACCGGCGACATCTGGACGTGCTACGTGGCCCTGGTGCTGTTCCGAGGCCTCCATCAGTTCCTGGTCCCCATCGCCACGTGAGTCTCTTCCCGGCGGCCCCTGGCGGGC
It includes:
- the SLC19A1 gene encoding reduced folate transporter encodes the protein MAVLVPVFLLTDFLRYKPVLVLQSLSHVCVWLLLTVGRDLAAMQFMEFFYGVTMAARVAYSSYIFSLVSPARYQRMASYSRSSVLLGVFASSVLGQLCVTAGRVPFATLNRVSLGFMAFALLLALFLKRPKRSLFFNRREAAGRGPSPSELDHMNPDKAKAAKGRPGWRGLAACRGSVLGRMLAQLRDVARVPQLRLWSLWWVFNFVGYYLVIYYIHVLWNEVNPTKVYNGGVDAAATLLGAVTSFAAGFVKIRWAVWSELVIGSVTVLQAGLILLMYSTGDIWTCYVALVLFRGLHQFLVPIATFQIASSLTKELCALVFGVNTFLATILKTIMTIIVADKRGLGLPVRSQFRVYFGYFTVLAVAYFSGAVYVAVKHCWQSRLQRIPLANELRSPAEMSEKAQSPNDDSVPGVQA